Proteins co-encoded in one Leptotrichia sp. oral taxon 215 str. W9775 genomic window:
- a CDS encoding HAD family phosphatase: protein MKKKLIVYDFDKTIYSGESGTNFFTYYLKKYPLKAILFGLTYLKEVLLYLIKITDLKRLKERFFIFLESHSNEEIEKIVDGFWKEYGKKMYSWTQKELEENKKEADMVIVTSATPLFLLERLIPEMGYNMVFGTEFQGDGKEKFIAEIKGENNKGMEKVKKLNKWAKENDIEYEIIKFYSDSLADKPLYDIADKKYWIKKGKKLEGMPGKKTLLDIFFWD, encoded by the coding sequence ATGAAAAAGAAACTTATTGTGTATGATTTTGATAAGACAATATACAGCGGTGAGTCAGGAACTAATTTTTTTACTTATTATTTAAAGAAATATCCTTTAAAAGCAATTCTTTTTGGATTGACTTATTTAAAGGAAGTACTGCTTTATCTGATAAAAATTACAGACTTGAAACGTCTTAAGGAAAGATTTTTCATATTTCTGGAATCCCACAGCAATGAAGAGATAGAAAAAATTGTGGATGGATTCTGGAAGGAATATGGAAAAAAAATGTACAGCTGGACTCAGAAGGAACTTGAGGAAAACAAAAAGGAAGCTGATATGGTTATAGTAACTTCGGCAACTCCTTTATTTCTGTTGGAAAGGCTTATTCCTGAAATGGGATATAACATGGTATTCGGAACAGAGTTTCAGGGAGATGGCAAGGAAAAGTTCATTGCAGAAATAAAAGGGGAAAATAACAAAGGTATGGAAAAGGTCAAGAAGCTTAATAAGTGGGCAAAGGAAAATGATATAGAATATGAAATAATAAAATTTTATTCAGACAGTCTTGCTGACAAGCCTCTTTATGATATTGCTGACAAGAAGTACTGGATAAAAAAAGGAAAAAAATTGGAAGGAATGCCTGGAAAGAAAACGTTGCTTGATATATTTTTCTGGGATTAA
- a CDS encoding patatin family protein, translating into MENKENINGNKNEKTGLVLEGGGLRGIFTAGVLDFFLEKNIEFDGCIGVSAGSCHACSYLSKQYKRAFNVSVDYLDDKRYCSMHSLITTGDLFGVDFVYGEIPDKLNPIDNETFMKNKTKFQAVITNCRTGEAEYPEVKDFRTDTVYIRASSSLPFLSKMVKINGELYLDGGVSDSIPIKKSIENGNTKNVIIMTRDKKYRKKQSKLGKISAIRYKKYPKFVELMNTRFSRYNEILEYIYELERQGKVFIIQPETPLNLGRIEKNKEKLTNVYNIGYEQAKKQYDALMEYLSK; encoded by the coding sequence ATGGAAAATAAGGAAAATATAAATGGAAATAAAAATGAAAAGACAGGATTAGTATTAGAAGGTGGAGGACTGAGAGGTATTTTTACAGCAGGAGTGTTGGACTTTTTTCTGGAAAAAAATATTGAATTTGATGGATGTATAGGAGTTTCTGCCGGTTCATGCCATGCATGCAGCTATTTATCAAAACAGTATAAAAGAGCCTTCAATGTATCGGTGGATTATCTGGATGATAAGAGATACTGCAGTATGCACAGTCTTATAACAACAGGAGATCTGTTTGGTGTAGATTTTGTATATGGAGAAATTCCTGATAAACTTAATCCTATTGATAATGAAACATTTATGAAAAATAAAACAAAATTTCAGGCAGTAATTACAAACTGCCGTACAGGGGAAGCAGAATATCCTGAAGTAAAGGATTTCAGAACAGATACTGTTTATATAAGAGCTTCAAGTTCATTGCCTTTCCTTTCAAAAATGGTAAAAATAAACGGAGAGCTTTATCTTGATGGTGGAGTATCTGACTCTATACCAATAAAGAAGTCGATAGAAAATGGTAATACAAAAAATGTAATTATAATGACAAGAGATAAAAAATATAGAAAAAAACAAAGTAAGCTTGGAAAAATTTCGGCAATAAGATATAAGAAATATCCTAAATTTGTAGAACTTATGAATACAAGATTCAGTAGATATAATGAAATACTGGAATATATTTATGAACTGGAAAGACAGGGAAAGGTGTTTATAATTCAGCCTGAAACACCGTTAAACCTTGGAAGAATAGAGAAAAATAAGGAAAAGCTTACAAATGTATATAATATAGGATATGAACAGGCTAAAAAACAATATGATGCGCTGATGGAATATCTTTCAAAATAA
- a CDS encoding DUF6320 domain-containing protein, which produces MYCIRCGVELEENAEKCPLCETPVPKIENEAMGIYEGEYPFVNINLYELKMKKVKKAVFMSFFTISIISMLEVFFQNIIVYGHIGWAYYVIPSILLFDLMLFVMLNSHSMRQNLFFILVGLTSFLLIIDYGDKRLSWSLGRGIPITLAFCFIGLIFSFVWDKNKKDKIKILNFFLFFVGVFLLMLEFIIRKKFSWSIWASIPLFVLNVMLRYTYKSYKEEFERRLHL; this is translated from the coding sequence ATGTATTGCATACGGTGCGGAGTTGAGCTTGAGGAAAATGCTGAAAAGTGCCCTTTATGCGAAACGCCTGTTCCAAAAATAGAAAATGAAGCTATGGGGATTTATGAAGGGGAATATCCTTTTGTAAATATAAATCTTTATGAACTGAAAATGAAAAAAGTCAAAAAAGCAGTATTTATGTCGTTTTTTACAATTTCCATAATTTCCATGCTGGAAGTATTTTTTCAGAATATAATAGTATATGGGCATATAGGCTGGGCATATTATGTTATTCCATCTATACTGCTCTTTGATCTGATGCTGTTTGTAATGCTTAATTCACACTCAATGAGACAGAATCTGTTTTTTATTTTAGTAGGGCTGACATCATTTCTCTTAATAATTGACTATGGAGATAAGAGGTTAAGCTGGAGTCTTGGCAGAGGAATACCGATAACGTTGGCATTTTGTTTTATAGGCCTTATATTTTCTTTTGTATGGGACAAGAATAAGAAGGATAAAATAAAAATATTAAATTTCTTTTTATTTTTTGTGGGAGTTTTCCTTTTAATGCTGGAATTTATAATAAGAAAGAAATTTTCCTGGTCGATTTGGGCCTCAATACCTTTATTTGTATTAAATGTAATGCTAAGATACACATATAAATCATATAAGGAAGAATTTGAAAGAAGATTACATTTGTAA
- a CDS encoding LysR family transcriptional regulator — protein sequence MDIHHLKIFFEACNEKSFTKAAKKLFISQSAVSIQIKKLEYTLGLQLIERNSKNFKLTFAGKELFKMSQDVFEKISRMENEMKKILQYKKGKISIGATHNIGEPVLPKIMVEFSQHNPEIEFDLYIKNRESLVKHLKEGTVDIALMEEYFIEDKEVKVIETEEYPFVVVAGTEINDYKELADVPLLKRDTMLTNKYLDQFEKMIGFNLDKRISINGSIETMKNLIKNGLGFAVLPYYSVYEEVIKGTLNVIHSFDKSEDRFQIVLIRENEDKEGISKFVDFLKNYKLNRELFSEKKIR from the coding sequence ATGGATATACATCATTTAAAAATATTTTTTGAAGCCTGTAACGAAAAAAGTTTTACAAAGGCGGCAAAAAAGTTATTCATAAGTCAATCAGCCGTATCTATACAGATAAAGAAATTAGAATACACATTAGGTCTACAATTAATTGAAAGAAATTCAAAAAATTTTAAGCTGACGTTCGCAGGAAAAGAACTTTTCAAAATGTCCCAGGATGTATTTGAAAAAATTTCAAGAATGGAAAATGAAATGAAAAAAATCCTGCAGTATAAGAAAGGAAAAATTTCAATAGGTGCAACTCATAACATTGGAGAGCCTGTACTTCCCAAAATAATGGTGGAATTCAGTCAACATAATCCTGAAATTGAATTTGACCTGTACATAAAAAATAGGGAATCACTTGTAAAACACCTGAAGGAAGGTACAGTGGATATAGCTCTGATGGAGGAATATTTCATAGAGGATAAGGAAGTAAAAGTTATAGAGACGGAAGAATATCCTTTTGTTGTAGTAGCAGGGACTGAAATAAATGATTATAAAGAACTTGCAGATGTTCCATTATTAAAAAGGGATACAATGCTTACAAACAAATATCTGGATCAGTTTGAAAAAATGATAGGATTTAATCTGGATAAAAGAATATCCATAAATGGAAGTATAGAAACAATGAAAAACCTTATTAAAAATGGACTGGGATTTGCAGTACTTCCTTATTACAGCGTATATGAAGAGGTTATAAAAGGAACTCTGAATGTAATCCATAGCTTTGATAAGTCGGAAGACAGATTCCAGATTGTGCTGATAAGGGAAAATGAAGACAAGGAAGGAATAAGTAAATTTGTAGATTTTCTAAAAAATTACAAATTAAACAGGGAACTTTTTTCAGAGAAAAAAATAAGATAA
- the gmhA gene encoding D-sedoheptulose 7-phosphate isomerase produces MLKDHIKYSYLAAYETVKNFVEKDENIEKTLKVAEELAEAYKKGNKSLIAGNGGSNCDAMHFAEEFTGRFRKDRKALPSLSISDSSHITCVGNDYGFNFIFAKGVEAFGKEGDFFFGISTSGNSQNIIEAVKMAKEKGVKTVGILGKDGGKLKGMCDYEFIVPGETTDRIQEVHMMILHIIIEGVERILFPENY; encoded by the coding sequence TTGTTGAAAGATCATATTAAGTATTCATATTTGGCTGCTTACGAAACTGTAAAAAACTTTGTTGAAAAGGATGAAAATATTGAGAAAACTCTGAAAGTTGCAGAAGAACTGGCTGAAGCATATAAAAAAGGAAATAAGTCGCTTATAGCCGGAAATGGTGGAAGTAACTGCGATGCAATGCACTTTGCTGAAGAATTTACAGGAAGATTCAGAAAAGACAGAAAGGCGTTACCTTCTTTAAGTATAAGTGATTCTTCACATATAACATGTGTTGGAAATGATTATGGATTTAATTTCATATTTGCTAAGGGAGTGGAAGCTTTTGGAAAGGAAGGGGATTTCTTTTTTGGAATATCAACTTCAGGAAATTCCCAGAATATAATAGAAGCTGTGAAAATGGCAAAGGAAAAAGGAGTTAAGACAGTAGGAATCTTAGGAAAAGATGGTGGTAAATTAAAAGGAATGTGTGATTATGAATTTATCGTTCCAGGAGAAACTACTGACAGAATACAGGAAGTTCATATGATGATTTTACACATAATCATTGAAGGAGTGGAAAGAATTCTATTTCCTGAAAACTATTAA
- a CDS encoding FAD-dependent oxidoreductase yields the protein MKKYDAVIIGFGKGGKTLAGFLAGKGQNVALVEKSDKMYGGTCINVGCIPSKKLVNSTKVLKDKGLSSIEDKEKFYAESIENKNTLIGALRGKNYEMLASKENITVYDGIGSFVSKNVVNVENNGENIQIEGEKIFINTGSTTIIPNIKGISESNYVYTSTSLMELKELPKKLTIIGAGYIGLEFASMYSEFGSEVTVIDMSDRLMPREDEEIAERVKAILEAKGIKFLLKSKIEEISDRNDKGYVKISGENGESEVESDAILVAIGRKPNTEGLNLEAAGVKTDERGAVAVDETLKTTADNIWAMGDVKGGLQFTYISLDDFRIIRDNVYGNGSRTINDRNVIPYSVFINPPLSRVGMTEKEAVEKGYEVKTGRLEAMAIPKGKIEGVTDGLLKTVVDAKTDKILGCTLLCNTSHEMINVVAAAIKAEQKYTFLKDMIFTHPTMSEALNDLFGSVK from the coding sequence ATGAAAAAATATGATGCAGTTATTATTGGATTTGGAAAAGGTGGAAAAACTCTTGCAGGATTTCTTGCTGGAAAAGGACAGAATGTGGCGTTGGTTGAAAAGTCTGATAAAATGTATGGTGGAACATGTATAAATGTAGGATGTATTCCATCAAAGAAACTGGTAAATAGTACAAAAGTACTTAAAGATAAAGGATTAAGCAGTATAGAAGATAAAGAAAAATTTTATGCTGAAAGTATAGAAAATAAAAATACTTTGATTGGAGCATTGAGAGGAAAAAACTATGAAATGCTTGCTTCAAAAGAAAATATTACAGTTTATGACGGAATAGGAAGTTTTGTTTCAAAAAATGTTGTAAATGTAGAAAACAATGGAGAAAATATTCAGATTGAAGGAGAAAAGATATTTATAAATACAGGTTCGACTACTATAATTCCTAATATAAAGGGAATTTCAGAAAGTAACTATGTTTATACAAGCACTTCACTCATGGAATTAAAGGAACTTCCTAAAAAACTTACTATAATAGGTGCGGGATATATTGGTCTTGAATTTGCTTCAATGTATTCTGAATTTGGTTCAGAAGTTACAGTAATTGACATGAGTGACAGATTAATGCCTAGAGAAGATGAGGAAATTGCTGAAAGAGTAAAAGCTATACTTGAAGCAAAGGGAATAAAATTCCTGCTGAAATCAAAAATAGAAGAAATTTCTGACAGAAATGATAAAGGATACGTTAAAATTTCAGGAGAAAATGGAGAAAGCGAAGTTGAATCAGATGCTATTCTTGTGGCAATTGGAAGAAAGCCTAACACAGAAGGGCTTAACCTTGAGGCTGCAGGAGTGAAAACTGACGAAAGAGGAGCAGTTGCAGTTGATGAAACATTAAAAACAACAGCAGATAATATATGGGCAATGGGAGATGTAAAAGGTGGTCTTCAGTTTACATATATTTCCCTTGATGATTTCAGAATAATAAGAGACAATGTATATGGAAATGGAAGCAGAACAATAAATGACAGAAATGTAATACCTTACAGCGTATTTATAAATCCACCTTTATCAAGAGTGGGAATGACTGAAAAGGAAGCTGTTGAAAAAGGATATGAAGTAAAAACAGGAAGATTAGAAGCTATGGCTATTCCAAAAGGGAAAATAGAAGGAGTGACAGACGGTCTTTTAAAAACAGTAGTAGATGCCAAGACAGATAAAATTCTTGGATGTACTTTACTGTGTAACACTTCCCATGAAATGATAAATGTTGTGGCAGCTGCAATAAAAGCTGAACAGAAATATACATTCCTGAAGGATATGATTTTTACACACCCTACAATGAGTGAAGCGTTGAATGATTTATTTGGTAGTGTGAAGTAG
- a CDS encoding thiamine-binding protein, with product MSKNEIDASVAIQVLPNVQENDEIVKIVDEVIAYIKSKNLNTHVGPFETTIEGKYDELMEIVKECQLIAVKAGAPGVMSYVKINYKPKGDVLTIEQKISKHSE from the coding sequence ATGTCAAAAAATGAAATAGATGCAAGTGTTGCAATTCAGGTTTTACCAAATGTTCAGGAAAATGATGAAATTGTAAAAATTGTAGATGAGGTAATTGCCTACATAAAAAGCAAAAACCTGAATACTCATGTAGGGCCTTTCGAAACAACTATTGAAGGGAAATACGACGAGCTTATGGAAATTGTGAAGGAATGCCAGCTGATAGCTGTAAAAGCCGGAGCACCTGGAGTCATGTCCTACGTGAAGATAAATTATAAACCGAAGGGAGATGTACTTACTATTGAACAGAAAATCTCAAAACATTCTGAATAA
- a CDS encoding ABC transporter permease → MNKIMDKFAPFIIILSLLVLWEILSVTGVVPKFMLPSPFDVIKAFIDDFPLLMHHTWITLVEAFLGLGLGIVLGFLMAIVMDRFEFAYKAIYPVLVITQTVPTVAIAPLLVLWLGYGIMPKITLIVITSFFPITIGLLDGFKSADRDALNLLKTMGATPLQNFIHIKFPGSIGYFFAGLRISVSYSIIGAVVAEWLGGFDGLGVYMTRVRKSYSFDKMFAVIFFISAISLFLMYLVKKIQKKAMPWDNNI, encoded by the coding sequence CTGAATAAAATAATGGATAAATTTGCCCCTTTTATTATAATACTTTCCCTTCTTGTTTTATGGGAAATTTTATCAGTAACAGGAGTTGTGCCGAAGTTTATGCTGCCTTCACCTTTTGATGTAATAAAGGCGTTTATTGATGATTTTCCATTGCTGATGCATCACACGTGGATAACACTGGTGGAAGCCTTTTTAGGACTGGGATTGGGAATAGTACTAGGTTTCCTTATGGCTATTGTAATGGACAGATTTGAATTTGCATATAAGGCGATATATCCAGTACTTGTAATAACTCAGACTGTCCCAACCGTTGCGATTGCACCACTTCTGGTATTATGGCTGGGATATGGAATAATGCCAAAGATAACGTTAATTGTCATAACATCATTTTTTCCTATAACTATAGGACTTCTTGATGGATTCAAGTCAGCAGACAGGGATGCATTGAATTTACTGAAAACAATGGGAGCAACCCCTTTACAGAATTTTATTCATATAAAATTTCCAGGATCCATAGGATATTTCTTTGCAGGCCTTAGAATATCAGTTTCCTATTCCATTATAGGAGCTGTTGTGGCAGAATGGCTTGGAGGATTTGACGGTCTTGGAGTTTATATGACAAGGGTAAGAAAATCATATTCATTTGATAAAATGTTTGCAGTAATATTTTTTATATCGGCAATTAGTCTGTTTCTGATGTATCTCGTAAAGAAAATACAGAAAAAGGCTATGCCATGGGATAATAACATTTGA
- a CDS encoding ABC transporter substrate-binding protein, with product MKKIVKIMLFCLLGIFAVSCGKNSSSDTGGNGEKKSGESPSKKISIVLDWTPNTNHTGLFVAKELGYFKEEGLENVEIVQPPEGSTTALIGAGGAQFGISFQDTLAKSFSNDSPVPVTAVAAIIQHNTSGIISLKDKGIDSPKKLEGHKYATWDDEIEKAILKKIITDDGGDFGKVKMIPNTVTDVVTALKTDIDAVWVYYAWDGVATELAGLQTNFLNFADYGKELDYYSPVIIANNDYLKKNPEEAKKVLRAIKKGYEYAIANPEEAAKILVKNAPELKLELVTESQKWLASKYKADVAEWGVIDQSRWDLFYEWLFKNSLIKKEIPKGYGFSNDYLK from the coding sequence ATGAAAAAGATTGTAAAAATTATGCTATTTTGCCTTTTGGGAATATTTGCTGTGTCATGTGGGAAAAATAGCAGTTCAGACACAGGTGGAAATGGCGAAAAGAAAAGTGGTGAAAGTCCTTCAAAGAAAATAAGTATAGTGCTTGACTGGACTCCAAACACTAATCATACAGGATTATTTGTTGCGAAGGAACTGGGATATTTTAAGGAAGAAGGGCTGGAAAATGTGGAAATAGTTCAGCCACCTGAAGGAAGTACAACTGCATTGATAGGAGCTGGAGGTGCCCAGTTTGGAATAAGTTTTCAGGATACATTGGCAAAATCCTTCTCAAATGACAGTCCTGTACCTGTAACAGCAGTTGCGGCAATTATACAGCATAATACTTCAGGGATAATATCTTTAAAGGATAAGGGGATAGACAGCCCGAAAAAACTGGAAGGCCATAAATATGCCACATGGGATGATGAAATAGAAAAAGCAATATTGAAAAAAATTATAACAGATGACGGTGGAGACTTTGGTAAAGTAAAAATGATCCCAAATACAGTAACAGATGTAGTTACAGCACTTAAGACAGATATAGATGCTGTGTGGGTATATTATGCGTGGGACGGAGTTGCAACAGAGCTTGCAGGATTACAGACAAATTTCCTGAATTTTGCTGATTATGGAAAAGAACTTGATTATTATAGTCCGGTTATAATTGCAAATAACGATTATTTAAAGAAAAATCCGGAAGAAGCAAAAAAAGTTTTAAGAGCAATAAAAAAAGGATATGAATATGCTATTGCAAATCCGGAAGAAGCGGCAAAAATATTAGTGAAAAATGCTCCGGAACTGAAACTGGAACTTGTTACAGAAAGTCAGAAATGGCTTGCTTCAAAATACAAGGCAGATGTGGCAGAATGGGGAGTAATAGACCAGAGCCGTTGGGATTTATTTTATGAGTGGCTATTTAAAAATAGTCTGATTAAAAAAGAAATACCTAAAGGATATGGATTTTCAAATGACTATCTGAAATAG
- a CDS encoding ABC transporter ATP-binding protein — translation MTTSITKDNRKLKLETKNVSVKFEDKKIIEDISVRLHENELVCILGLSGVGKTTLFNVIAGLISPSEGTVEMNGTDITGKSGNISYMLQKDLLLPFKTVIDNVSLPLVIKGEKKKAAREKAEKYFTQFGLEGTEKKYPNQLSGGMRQRAALLRTYLFSNETALLDEPFSALDAITKHKMHLWYLDIMKQIKMSTLFITHDIDEAIILSDRIYILSGSPGKITAEIEVDIDRCGDNEELQLSEKFLKYKKEILEYLK, via the coding sequence ATGACAACATCAATTACAAAAGATAATCGGAAGCTGAAACTGGAGACTAAGAATGTTTCTGTAAAGTTTGAAGATAAGAAAATAATAGAGGATATATCTGTCAGGCTTCATGAAAATGAGCTTGTATGTATTCTGGGATTGAGTGGAGTTGGGAAAACTACTCTTTTCAATGTTATTGCAGGGCTGATTTCTCCAAGTGAAGGAACAGTTGAAATGAATGGTACCGACATTACAGGAAAATCAGGAAATATAAGCTATATGCTTCAGAAGGATTTACTTTTACCATTTAAAACGGTAATAGACAATGTTTCCCTTCCCCTTGTAATAAAAGGCGAAAAAAAGAAAGCTGCAAGGGAAAAGGCAGAAAAATACTTTACCCAGTTTGGACTGGAAGGAACAGAAAAAAAATATCCGAATCAGCTTTCAGGTGGAATGAGGCAGAGGGCTGCACTTTTAAGGACATACTTATTTTCAAATGAAACAGCATTGCTGGATGAGCCTTTTAGTGCCCTGGATGCCATAACAAAACATAAAATGCATCTCTGGTATCTTGACATAATGAAACAGATAAAAATGTCCACACTGTTTATAACTCATGATATAGATGAAGCCATAATTCTGTCAGACAGAATTTATATACTGTCGGGAAGTCCAGGGAAAATAACGGCAGAAATAGAGGTTGATATAGACAGATGTGGAGATAATGAAGAATTACAGCTGTCAGAAAAGTTTCTGAAATATAAGAAAGAAATATTGGAATATTTAAAATAG
- a CDS encoding methylated-DNA--[protein]-cysteine S-methyltransferase produces the protein MRYVYFYNTGIKELGILGIGATEDKITDLFFEYEIENIKKSSNYIIKETTLIKKAASQLFEYLNGKRRDFNLPLLKEGTDFQISVWNELLKIPYGETRSYKDIAIAINNEKAVRAVGMANNRNKIPIFIPCHRVIGSNKKLVGYGGGLEIKEFLLNLEKRNSLKKIEK, from the coding sequence ATGAGATATGTATATTTTTACAATACTGGAATAAAAGAATTAGGAATATTAGGAATTGGAGCAACTGAAGATAAAATAACAGATTTATTTTTTGAATATGAAATAGAAAATATTAAGAAAAGTAGCAATTATATTATAAAGGAAACTACTTTAATAAAAAAAGCCGCATCTCAGTTATTTGAGTATCTGAATGGAAAAAGAAGGGATTTCAATCTGCCTTTATTAAAAGAAGGTACTGATTTTCAGATTTCTGTCTGGAATGAGCTTTTAAAAATTCCTTATGGAGAAACCCGTTCATATAAGGATATTGCCATTGCAATCAATAATGAAAAGGCTGTAAGGGCTGTAGGTATGGCAAATAACAGAAATAAAATTCCTATTTTCATTCCATGCCATAGGGTTATAGGAAGTAACAAAAAACTTGTAGGATATGGTGGCGGACTTGAAATAAAAGAATTTCTTCTTAATCTTGAAAAAAGGAATAGTCTTAAAAAAATTGAAAAATAA
- a CDS encoding glycosyltransferase gives MNKIKISVIIPTFNRNNLLKKSLKSLSEQSLNHNEYEVIICDDGSYESAVTIVKEFENKLNIKYCYHSNKGYRVALARNEGIYLAKGEICAFIDYGMIVIPEFLENHLKLHKKIIIIYCTSNLESKILGAVHKYNFYYV, from the coding sequence ATGAATAAAATAAAAATTTCAGTAATTATACCAACTTTTAATAGAAATAATTTGCTAAAAAAATCTCTTAAATCGTTGTCAGAGCAGTCGTTAAATCATAATGAATATGAAGTGATAATTTGTGATGATGGAAGTTATGAATCTGCTGTAACAATAGTAAAAGAATTTGAGAACAAATTAAATATTAAATATTGTTATCATAGTAATAAGGGCTATAGAGTTGCTTTAGCAAGAAATGAAGGGATTTATTTAGCTAAAGGAGAAATATGTGCTTTTATTGATTATGGTATGATTGTAATACCAGAATTTTTAGAAAATCATTTAAAACTTCATAAAAAAATAATAATAATATACTGCACCTCCAATCTTGAGTCCAAGATTTTGGGTGCAGTACATAAATATAATTTTTATTATGTTTGA
- a CDS encoding nitronate monooxygenase, with translation MRELKGIKIGKHYIEKPIIQGGMGVGISWDQLAGNVSKNGGLGTISAICTGYYQNMKFVKKEVDGRPLGTENAYSRKALFEIFKNARQICGDKPLACNILHAINDYERVVNDALEAGANIIVTGAGLPLELPRLTENYPDVEIVPIVSSARALKIICKKWKAAGRTPGAVIVEGPKSGGHQGAKYNELFAPEHQLEAILPPIKEERDKWGDFPIIAAGGIWDREDIEKIMDLGADAVQLGTRFIGTHECDASPVFKQVLLDSKEEDIVIVSSPVGYPGRAVKTNLIKTLEPDTKKIKCISNCIFPCNRGEGARRVGYCIADSLGDAYLGRLQSGLFFSGANGYKLKEIVHVKDLIDELMTNEK, from the coding sequence ATGAGAGAATTAAAAGGAATTAAAATAGGGAAACATTACATTGAAAAGCCCATTATACAAGGTGGAATGGGAGTAGGAATAAGCTGGGACCAGCTTGCAGGAAATGTATCTAAAAATGGGGGATTAGGAACAATAAGTGCAATATGTACGGGATATTACCAGAATATGAAGTTTGTTAAAAAAGAAGTGGATGGAAGACCGTTAGGAACTGAAAATGCTTACAGCAGGAAAGCCTTATTTGAAATTTTCAAAAATGCAAGACAGATATGTGGTGACAAACCTCTTGCCTGCAACATTCTTCATGCAATAAATGATTATGAAAGAGTTGTAAATGACGCTCTTGAAGCAGGTGCAAATATTATTGTTACAGGTGCCGGACTGCCTCTTGAACTTCCAAGGCTTACTGAAAATTATCCAGATGTTGAAATAGTGCCTATAGTTTCATCTGCAAGGGCATTAAAAATAATATGTAAAAAATGGAAGGCTGCCGGAAGAACTCCTGGAGCTGTTATTGTGGAAGGACCTAAAAGTGGAGGGCATCAAGGTGCAAAATATAACGAACTGTTTGCTCCTGAGCATCAGCTTGAAGCTATTTTACCTCCTATAAAGGAAGAAAGGGATAAATGGGGTGACTTTCCTATAATTGCAGCCGGAGGTATATGGGACAGAGAGGATATTGAAAAAATAATGGATTTAGGAGCTGATGCAGTTCAGCTGGGAACAAGATTCATTGGAACTCATGAATGTGATGCAAGTCCTGTATTTAAACAGGTTTTACTTGATTCAAAGGAAGAAGATATTGTTATTGTAAGTTCTCCGGTAGGATATCCTGGAAGGGCAGTAAAAACAAACTTGATAAAAACTTTAGAACCGGATACAAAAAAGATAAAATGTATCAGTAACTGTATTTTCCCTTGTAATAGGGGAGAAGGGGCAAGAAGAGTCGGTTACTGTATCGCAGACAGTCTTGGGGATGCATATCTTGGAAGACTGCAATCGGGACTCTTTTTCTCAGGTGCAAATGGATACAAGCTTAAGGAAATTGTCCATGTAAAAGACTTAATTGATGAACTTATGACTAATGAAAAATAA